In a single window of the Paenibacillus sp. MMS20-IR301 genome:
- a CDS encoding altronate dehydratase family protein — translation MKHLMKMNPRDTVAVALRPIPAGEQLTIDGVTVQTAQDVPQGHKIALTAFQPEDVITKYGYPIGHAIAPIAAGDWIHTHNIKTNLVGEEEYEYVPDIHQVTYPRRDLTFQGYRRKNGKVGIRNDLFIIPTVGCVNGIAEQMLQEFKDEHPDLGGFDNLTVLSHPYGCSQLGDDHRMTRSILLDAVNHPNAGGVLVFGLGCENNIVAEFRSMLGDYDESRVKFLVAQEVGNEVEAGRALLDELYEAAKDDVREPVPLSELNIGLKCGGSDGFSGITANPLLGAFSDFIISQGGTSVLTEVPEMFGAEKMLMARAESREVYEDIVSLINNFKQYFLSYGEPVYENPSPGNKAGGISTLEDKSLGCTQKAGTSPVVDVLQYGVKLRKKGLSLLQAPGNDLVAASALAASDCQLVLFTTGRGTPFGSFVPTVKVATNNDLFAKKGHWMDFNAGPLLETPMADVLEEFITYIISVASGQKTRNEQNQVRELAIFKTGVTL, via the coding sequence ATGAAGCACTTAATGAAAATGAACCCCAGAGATACCGTAGCTGTAGCCCTGCGGCCGATTCCGGCCGGGGAACAGCTCACTATAGACGGAGTGACCGTGCAGACCGCCCAGGATGTTCCGCAGGGGCATAAGATTGCCCTGACGGCTTTCCAGCCGGAGGATGTCATCACCAAATACGGCTACCCGATCGGTCATGCCATTGCCCCGATTGCCGCCGGTGACTGGATTCACACGCACAATATCAAAACCAATCTGGTTGGTGAAGAAGAATACGAATATGTGCCGGATATCCATCAGGTTACCTATCCACGCCGGGACTTGACCTTCCAGGGCTACCGCCGCAAGAACGGCAAGGTCGGCATCCGCAATGATCTGTTCATTATCCCGACTGTCGGCTGTGTAAACGGCATCGCTGAGCAGATGCTGCAGGAGTTCAAGGATGAGCACCCGGATCTCGGCGGCTTCGACAACCTTACCGTGCTTAGTCATCCTTACGGCTGCTCGCAGCTCGGCGATGATCACCGCATGACCCGCAGCATTCTGCTCGATGCGGTTAACCACCCCAATGCCGGCGGTGTACTCGTCTTCGGCCTCGGCTGCGAGAACAATATCGTCGCTGAATTCCGCAGCATGCTCGGGGATTACGATGAGTCCCGGGTGAAATTCCTGGTCGCCCAGGAGGTGGGCAATGAGGTTGAAGCCGGACGCGCCCTGCTGGATGAGCTGTACGAAGCTGCGAAGGATGATGTCCGTGAGCCGGTTCCGCTCAGTGAGCTGAATATCGGCCTGAAGTGCGGCGGCTCTGACGGATTCTCCGGCATTACCGCTAATCCGCTGCTGGGTGCCTTCTCCGACTTCATCATCTCCCAGGGCGGCACTTCGGTGCTGACTGAGGTGCCGGAAATGTTCGGCGCGGAGAAAATGCTGATGGCCCGTGCAGAAAGCCGCGAAGTCTATGAGGATATCGTGTCGCTGATCAATAACTTTAAGCAGTATTTCCTCTCCTACGGCGAGCCTGTGTATGAGAATCCGTCTCCCGGGAACAAGGCCGGCGGCATCAGCACCCTGGAGGATAAATCGCTCGGCTGCACCCAGAAGGCAGGAACGTCACCAGTGGTGGATGTGCTGCAATACGGCGTGAAGCTGCGCAAAAAAGGCTTAAGCCTCCTGCAGGCTCCCGGCAACGACCTCGTAGCCGCCTCTGCCCTCGCCGCTTCGGACTGCCAGCTGGTGCTGTTCACTACGGGACGCGGAACGCCGTTTGGCAGCTTTGTGCCTACGGTGAAGGTGGCGACCAATAACGATCTTTTTGCCAAAAAAGGCCACTGGATGGACTTCAACGCCGGGCCGCTGCTGGAAACGCCGATGGCGGATGTGCTGGAAGAGTTCATTACTTATATCATCAGTGTCGCCAGCGGCCAAAAAACACGGAATGAGCAAAATCAGGTGCGTGAGCTGGCTATTTTCAAAACAGGTGTAACACTATAA
- a CDS encoding tagaturonate reductase: MTNRLSRSTHPELTLHPERMIQFGEGNFMRAFVDWQLQQMNNQGLFNGSAVLVQPIEQGPGGGVGTFMAEQDNLYTVLLNGIMDGQTVNSRELISSVSRVLDPYTQYEAYLALAENDELEFITSNTTEAGIAYLPGDRAEAAPPKSFPGKLTALLHRRFQLGKKGFVIIPCELIDRNGEKLQEIVERYAAEWNLGGEFLEWLKAENTFCCSLVDRIVPGYPREQAAALEAELGYLDKVMVTAEPFLFWVIEGPESLAERLPLAKAGLNVVVTPDMTPYRERKVHLLNGPHTAMVPLGLLAGLETVEDVMNDGTFSRFVKQLIEEELIPMLDLPEDELLSYAGAVQERFRNPFIRHELTSISLNSISKFKTRLLPVLLRYQQERSRLPERMTLAFAALLLSYRGDRVPRQDSAEVLAVFDQAWSHPASFVSTILSNTSLWGQDLTLLPGLAGEVTASLEQLEHGDSRAALQQLVG, encoded by the coding sequence ATGACAAACCGTTTATCCCGAAGCACTCACCCGGAATTAACTCTCCATCCGGAACGGATGATCCAGTTCGGCGAAGGCAACTTTATGCGTGCCTTCGTGGACTGGCAGCTGCAGCAGATGAATAATCAGGGCCTCTTTAACGGAAGCGCCGTACTGGTGCAGCCGATTGAGCAAGGCCCCGGCGGCGGCGTGGGCACATTCATGGCTGAACAGGATAACCTGTATACGGTTCTGCTGAACGGTATCATGGACGGCCAGACTGTCAACTCCCGTGAATTGATCAGCTCCGTGAGCCGTGTACTTGACCCGTATACCCAGTACGAGGCTTATCTGGCCCTTGCTGAGAACGATGAGCTGGAATTCATCACCTCCAATACTACGGAAGCCGGCATTGCCTATCTTCCCGGTGACCGCGCAGAGGCTGCACCGCCGAAGAGCTTCCCGGGTAAGCTGACAGCGCTGCTCCACCGCCGTTTCCAGCTCGGCAAGAAGGGCTTCGTCATTATCCCTTGTGAGCTGATTGACCGCAATGGTGAGAAGCTGCAGGAGATTGTGGAGCGTTATGCTGCCGAATGGAACCTCGGGGGAGAATTCCTCGAATGGCTGAAAGCGGAGAATACCTTCTGCTGCAGCCTTGTTGACCGGATTGTTCCCGGCTACCCGCGTGAGCAGGCTGCTGCGCTGGAAGCAGAGCTTGGTTATCTCGACAAAGTAATGGTTACGGCCGAGCCGTTCCTCTTCTGGGTCATTGAAGGACCGGAATCCCTGGCTGAGCGGCTGCCGCTGGCTAAGGCCGGACTGAACGTTGTGGTCACTCCTGATATGACCCCTTACCGTGAACGCAAGGTTCATCTGCTGAACGGGCCGCATACCGCAATGGTTCCGCTTGGTCTGCTGGCTGGCCTCGAAACGGTTGAAGATGTGATGAATGACGGCACCTTCTCCCGCTTCGTGAAACAGCTGATCGAAGAAGAGCTGATTCCGATGCTCGATCTGCCTGAGGATGAGCTGCTGTCTTATGCCGGTGCTGTACAGGAGCGGTTCAGAAATCCGTTCATCCGCCATGAGCTGACCTCCATCTCACTGAACAGCATCTCCAAATTCAAAACCCGCCTGCTCCCTGTACTCCTCCGCTACCAGCAGGAACGCAGCCGGCTGCCTGAGCGCATGACACTTGCCTTCGCGGCCCTTCTGCTCAGCTACCGCGGGGACCGCGTGCCGCGCCAGGATAGTGCAGAGGTACTTGCTGTATTTGACCAGGCCTGGAGCCATCCGGCCAGCTTCGTCAGCACCATCCTCAGCAACACCAGTCTGTGGGGACAGGATTTAACCCTGCTGCCAGGCTTAGCCGGTGAAGTTACTGCCTCTCTGGAGCAGCTGGAGCATGGGGATTCCCGTGCGGCGCTGCAGCAGCTGGTAGGCTGA
- a CDS encoding LacI family DNA-binding transcriptional regulator, whose amino-acid sequence MITIKDIARVAGVSHTTVSRALNGNPLIKKATRDKIERIAAEMNYVPNYSAKSLVTKRSFTIGLFFSSIEQGTSASFLVDAIKGITHILDENYNLTVNGIDGVHNFSNIQPQRFDGILVMSQSDEDNAFIYHVKKIGIPLVVLNRQLEDPGIMNVVANDREGVREAIDYAVQQGHRKLAIIEGKPGFKSSSERKQGFMDSLIANRLGLNPDYFASGDYSIESGYAAMTALLGLEEQPTAVFCSNDDMAIGAMNACYAHNTNVPGQISLIGFDDIMFSRYTNPALTTVRKPIAEISELGMTMLIQLLQQPDTPPQQLFVRTSLVVRDTVAGG is encoded by the coding sequence ATGATTACCATCAAGGATATCGCACGTGTCGCTGGTGTCTCTCATACTACAGTATCCAGAGCACTAAACGGCAACCCGCTGATTAAGAAGGCCACCCGGGACAAGATTGAACGCATTGCTGCGGAGATGAATTATGTGCCGAACTACAGCGCGAAGAGTCTGGTCACCAAGAGATCGTTCACCATCGGACTGTTCTTCTCCAGCATTGAGCAGGGGACTTCAGCCAGCTTCCTGGTTGATGCCATCAAGGGGATTACGCATATCCTCGATGAGAACTACAATTTGACGGTGAACGGAATCGACGGCGTGCATAATTTCAGCAATATCCAGCCTCAGCGATTCGACGGCATTCTGGTCATGAGCCAGAGTGATGAGGATAATGCCTTCATCTACCATGTGAAGAAGATAGGCATTCCGCTTGTGGTGCTGAACCGCCAGCTGGAGGACCCGGGCATTATGAATGTGGTCGCCAATGACCGTGAAGGCGTCAGGGAAGCGATTGATTACGCCGTGCAGCAGGGGCACCGTAAGCTGGCTATAATTGAAGGCAAGCCCGGCTTCAAATCGTCCAGCGAACGCAAGCAAGGATTCATGGACAGCCTGATTGCTAACCGTCTCGGGCTGAATCCCGATTATTTCGCTTCCGGAGATTACAGCATTGAGAGCGGTTATGCTGCAATGACGGCACTGCTGGGTCTGGAGGAGCAGCCTACAGCTGTGTTCTGCTCCAACGATGATATGGCGATCGGCGCCATGAATGCCTGCTACGCCCACAATACCAATGTGCCGGGGCAGATTTCACTGATCGGATTCGACGATATTATGTTCTCGCGCTATACGAATCCGGCCCTCACTACTGTCCGCAAGCCTATTGCCGAGATCAGTGAGCTGGGCATGACCATGCTGATCCAGCTGCTTCAGCAGCCGGATACTCCGCCGCAGCAGCTGTTCGTCCGTACCTCGCTGGTTGTGCGCGATACGGTTGCCGGGGGTTAG
- a CDS encoding DUF3139 domain-containing protein: protein MSAAKKTVIGVLAGLIILLIVVPTVYVQVNKRLYAHRVMSYLLHEKHYSREEIASARGIWSVKLPPFLVKVKFSDEPEVEYTYFAHNEVLQFSHEITQTGLEQGISDADLKHYVPME, encoded by the coding sequence GTGAGTGCGGCAAAAAAGACGGTAATAGGTGTGCTGGCAGGGCTGATCATTCTGCTAATCGTGGTTCCAACAGTGTATGTTCAGGTAAATAAGAGGCTATATGCCCACAGGGTTATGTCTTATCTATTGCATGAGAAGCATTACAGCAGGGAGGAGATTGCTTCAGCCCGGGGAATTTGGTCGGTCAAGTTGCCGCCGTTTCTGGTCAAGGTCAAATTCAGCGATGAGCCTGAGGTTGAGTATACTTACTTTGCACATAATGAGGTGCTGCAATTCAGCCACGAGATTACACAGACCGGGCTTGAACAGGGAATCAGCGATGCTGATCTGAAGCATTATGTTCCGATGGAGTAG
- a CDS encoding Dabb family protein has protein sequence MITNNLMIKLKDSSPERIAEAREALLGMRGKIGHIHELKVETDIRSGTYDLMLIVQYVSMADLEAYLVHPVHVKVSEYIAGVILSAASFCYGT, from the coding sequence GTGATTACGAATAATCTGATGATCAAGCTGAAAGACAGCAGCCCGGAGCGTATTGCTGAAGCCCGTGAAGCGCTGCTCGGCATGCGCGGCAAGATTGGGCATATCCATGAACTGAAGGTGGAGACAGACATCCGCAGCGGTACGTATGACCTCATGCTGATCGTACAATATGTGTCGATGGCCGACCTGGAGGCGTATCTCGTCCATCCTGTTCATGTTAAGGTATCGGAGTATATTGCCGGTGTCATTCTATCAGCGGCTTCGTTTTGCTATGGGACATAA
- a CDS encoding metallophosphoesterase, translating to MLSIRKFAIIPSLLLILTSCSGQEERQQPQYRIESGHDLSILTTTDTHYLAQSLRDFGPAFNQFLAAGDGKQLGYSREMMDALGYDIGIRRPDAVIISGDLTNNGEQASHKDLAKHLQQIEQDTGTRVYVIPGNHDIQNPWARRFDGSRQYTADSVTAEEFRTIYNNFGYSEALLEDGDSLSYLAAPSEDLWLLMLDTAKYGDNKKLGHPQLEGGVSSATLKWIRACGELAAANGAHIVAVMHHSLLDHSEFIQEGFTVDDHGQVIDTLLQSGIRTVFSGHIHIQDISQYQEENGNRIYDIAGSALSVFPHQYGLLKYSSANQTMDYSTAALGMEAWAAATGSTDENLLGFKKYSEANFRKRSATRSYSRLSADPAYAGYSDAELMAMADVVGRLNEIYFAGTARTDNAAVIATEGYRLWQSAPSGGLRSYVLGMTSREVKDNQQLHVELQGP from the coding sequence ATGTTGTCCATCCGTAAATTTGCCATAATCCCTTCCCTGCTTCTGATATTAACTTCATGCAGCGGTCAAGAAGAACGGCAACAACCGCAGTACCGTATAGAGTCCGGTCATGATCTGAGTATACTGACGACGACCGACACACATTATTTAGCACAAAGCCTGAGGGATTTCGGTCCGGCCTTCAATCAGTTCCTGGCCGCCGGTGACGGCAAACAGCTGGGCTACAGCCGTGAAATGATGGACGCCCTTGGCTATGACATCGGAATCCGCAGGCCTGACGCCGTAATCATCAGCGGGGATCTCACCAATAATGGAGAACAAGCCAGTCATAAGGACCTGGCTAAACATTTGCAGCAAATTGAACAGGATACCGGAACCCGTGTGTATGTAATTCCCGGCAATCATGATATCCAGAACCCCTGGGCGCGAAGGTTCGACGGCAGCCGCCAGTATACAGCAGATTCCGTAACAGCGGAGGAATTCCGTACAATCTATAATAATTTCGGGTACAGTGAAGCGCTGCTGGAAGACGGGGATTCGCTCAGCTATCTGGCAGCTCCGTCAGAGGATCTGTGGCTGCTTATGCTCGACACTGCTAAGTATGGGGATAACAAGAAGCTGGGACATCCGCAGCTGGAGGGCGGTGTCAGTTCTGCAACCCTGAAATGGATTAGAGCCTGCGGTGAGCTGGCTGCTGCAAACGGCGCGCACATCGTTGCGGTTATGCACCACAGCCTGCTCGATCACAGTGAATTCATCCAGGAGGGCTTTACCGTGGACGATCATGGCCAGGTGATTGATACCCTGCTGCAAAGCGGTATCCGGACCGTATTCAGCGGTCATATTCACATTCAGGATATCAGCCAATACCAAGAGGAGAACGGAAACCGTATCTATGATATTGCCGGAAGCGCTTTGTCTGTATTCCCTCATCAATACGGCCTTCTTAAGTATTCCTCCGCTAATCAAACTATGGATTACAGTACAGCGGCACTGGGTATGGAAGCTTGGGCAGCAGCGACAGGCAGCACTGACGAGAATCTGCTCGGCTTCAAAAAGTATAGTGAGGCGAATTTCCGCAAACGCTCAGCGACCCGCAGTTATTCCCGCTTATCCGCAGACCCTGCATATGCCGGATATTCGGATGCCGAGCTGATGGCCATGGCCGATGTAGTCGGCCGGCTGAATGAAATCTATTTTGCCGGCACTGCCCGTACAGACAATGCGGCAGTGATTGCCACTGAAGGCTACCGGCTCTGGCAGTCAGCTCCATCCGGCGGGCTGCGGAGTTATGTGCTCGGCATGACCAGCCGGGAGGTGAAGGACAACCAACAGCTGCATGTGGAGCTGCAGGGGCCCTGA
- a CDS encoding TetR/AcrR family transcriptional regulator: MMMARSKEFDIDDVLGKAMNIFWQQGYEKTSMQDLVAGMGIHKRSMYDTFGDKHTLYIKAMERFAAINASRMESRTEGDIPVKAAIALLFEAVIYKSEAEPKGCMLVNTAVELSNHDPEAAARVQEAFLNTESLIERLVLQGQNTGEITSRLPAAALAACLHNALVGIRVMVKTAADQQKLQTIVDTTLAVLD, from the coding sequence ATGATGATGGCCAGAAGCAAAGAGTTTGATATTGACGATGTGCTCGGCAAGGCGATGAATATTTTTTGGCAGCAGGGTTACGAGAAGACCTCAATGCAGGATCTCGTTGCCGGTATGGGTATTCATAAGCGAAGTATGTATGATACCTTCGGTGATAAACACACCTTATACATTAAAGCTATGGAACGCTTTGCTGCCATCAACGCCTCCAGAATGGAGAGCCGTACCGAAGGGGATATTCCGGTGAAAGCGGCAATTGCCCTGCTGTTTGAAGCCGTGATCTATAAAAGCGAAGCAGAGCCCAAAGGCTGCATGCTGGTGAACACTGCGGTAGAGCTGTCAAATCATGATCCGGAAGCTGCGGCCAGAGTGCAGGAAGCCTTTTTGAACACCGAGAGCCTGATAGAGCGTCTGGTGCTGCAGGGTCAGAATACCGGTGAAATTACCAGCCGTCTTCCGGCAGCCGCACTCGCCGCTTGTCTGCATAACGCCTTGGTAGGCATCCGGGTTATGGTCAAGACTGCTGCGGATCAGCAGAAGCTCCAGACTATCGTTGACACAACCCTTGCAGTGCTTGACTGA
- the rnhA gene encoding ribonuclease H, which yields MAKQKYYVVWEGKQPGVYGTWAECQAQTDHYTGAKYKSYESKAAADAAYKAGWKGNWGTGAAASGASAKGKSTKSWSRSASVETSAEIDYNSISVDVGTRGNPGPVEYKGVDTQTGDIIFSCGPIRKGTNNLGEFLAIVHALALLKKEGSSKTVYSDSVNAMKWVKQKKVATTLPRDASTEEIWVLIDRAESWLRSHTYDNKVLKWQTKEWGEIKADYGRK from the coding sequence GTGGCTAAACAGAAATATTATGTGGTTTGGGAAGGCAAGCAGCCGGGAGTCTACGGTACCTGGGCAGAATGCCAGGCGCAGACGGATCATTATACCGGAGCGAAATATAAGTCCTATGAGAGCAAGGCAGCAGCGGACGCCGCCTATAAAGCAGGCTGGAAAGGCAATTGGGGGACCGGTGCGGCGGCATCCGGAGCATCTGCCAAGGGCAAGAGCACAAAGAGCTGGAGCAGAAGCGCATCTGTCGAAACATCGGCGGAGATTGACTACAACAGCATCTCCGTTGATGTCGGCACACGCGGCAATCCTGGACCTGTTGAGTATAAAGGCGTGGACACGCAGACCGGAGATATCATTTTCTCCTGCGGGCCGATCCGCAAGGGGACGAACAACCTCGGAGAATTTCTGGCGATTGTTCACGCCCTGGCGTTGCTGAAGAAGGAAGGCAGCAGCAAAACTGTCTACAGTGACTCCGTGAATGCGATGAAGTGGGTCAAGCAGAAGAAGGTGGCGACCACGCTGCCGCGCGATGCTTCCACCGAAGAGATCTGGGTCCTGATTGACCGGGCTGAGAGCTGGCTGCGCAGCCATACATATGATAATAAGGTGCTGAAATGGCAGACCAAAGAGTGGGGCGAGATCAAAGCGGACTACGGCCGCAAATAA
- the ung gene encoding uracil-DNA glycosylase: MFGNDWDEVLQEEIQKPYFNELRYALAHEYKQYTVYPPKDKLFSALKLTPYHKTRVVILGQDPYHGAGQAHGLSFSVEPGVRIPPSLRNIYIELHEDLGVAAPNHGSLLHWANEGVLMLNAVLTVREGQPNSHKGLGWETFTDAVMEKLNERTEPMVFILWGSHAQLKGAAIDRSRHKVIQSPHPSPFSAHRGFLGSRPFSQANQYLESHGLTGIDWSIPNL; encoded by the coding sequence ATGTTTGGCAATGATTGGGATGAAGTGCTGCAGGAAGAGATTCAAAAGCCGTATTTCAATGAGCTGCGCTATGCGCTGGCGCATGAGTATAAGCAATACACCGTCTACCCGCCCAAGGACAAGCTGTTCTCGGCTCTGAAGCTGACGCCATACCATAAGACCCGGGTGGTTATTCTCGGCCAGGATCCGTATCACGGTGCGGGACAGGCACATGGACTGAGCTTCTCGGTTGAGCCGGGGGTGCGGATTCCGCCGTCGCTGCGCAATATTTATATTGAGCTGCATGAGGATTTGGGCGTAGCGGCCCCGAATCACGGGTCATTGCTGCACTGGGCAAACGAAGGAGTGCTGATGCTCAATGCCGTGCTCACTGTACGTGAAGGCCAGCCGAACTCGCATAAGGGACTAGGCTGGGAGACATTTACCGATGCTGTTATGGAGAAGCTGAACGAACGGACTGAACCGATGGTATTCATCCTCTGGGGCAGCCATGCCCAGCTTAAGGGGGCGGCTATCGACCGCAGCAGGCATAAGGTTATCCAGTCTCCGCACCCGAGCCCGTTCTCGGCTCACCGCGGTTTTCTCGGCAGCCGCCCGTTCTCCCAGGCCAATCAGTACTTGGAATCGCACGGGCTTACAGGAATCGACTGGTCCATACCGAATCTATAA